From a region of the Pseudoxanthomonas sp. X-1 genome:
- a CDS encoding PDDEXK nuclease domain-containing protein codes for MNGRRSSVASSAVPSALLSDIRTLIEAARQRAASTVNSELTMLYWRIGQRIHTQVLEGRRADYGEEVVLTLAAQLVKEYGSSFGVKNLRRMVQFAATFPDEQIVVSLIRQLSWTHFIALIPLKDPLQRDYYAQMAGAERWSVRTLRERIDSMLYERTALSKKPGETIAKELATMRDAQRMSPALVMRDPYILDFLGLRDTWQEGDLEAAIIREMESFLLELGAGFSFVARQKRIQIDDEDFHLDLLFYNRKLRRLVAVELKIGEFKAAYKGQMELYLRWLDKHEREPEEASPLGIILCTGKKREQIELLELDKSGIHVAEYLTSLPPRAVLGEKLQQATERARLQIEQREPSEKS; via the coding sequence ATGAACGGGCGCCGGTCATCCGTGGCATCGTCCGCAGTGCCGTCGGCATTGCTGAGTGACATTCGGACACTGATCGAGGCGGCGCGGCAGCGCGCCGCTTCGACGGTGAATAGCGAGTTGACGATGCTCTACTGGCGCATCGGCCAGCGCATCCACACGCAAGTCTTGGAGGGCCGGCGGGCCGACTACGGCGAGGAAGTCGTGTTGACCTTGGCGGCGCAGTTGGTGAAGGAATACGGCAGCAGTTTCGGGGTCAAGAACCTGCGCCGTATGGTGCAGTTCGCCGCCACCTTTCCCGACGAGCAGATTGTCGTATCACTGATACGACAATTGAGCTGGACGCATTTCATCGCCCTCATCCCGCTGAAAGACCCGCTCCAGCGGGACTACTACGCGCAGATGGCAGGCGCCGAACGCTGGAGCGTGCGGACGCTGCGCGAGCGCATCGACTCGATGCTATACGAACGCACGGCCCTATCCAAGAAGCCGGGCGAGACGATCGCGAAGGAGCTGGCCACGATGCGCGATGCGCAGCGCATGTCGCCCGCCCTGGTCATGCGCGACCCGTACATCCTCGACTTCCTGGGATTGCGGGACACCTGGCAGGAAGGCGATCTGGAGGCGGCGATCATCCGCGAAATGGAGTCGTTCTTGCTGGAGCTGGGCGCCGGTTTCAGCTTCGTGGCCCGGCAGAAGCGCATCCAGATCGACGACGAGGATTTCCACCTTGACCTGCTGTTCTACAACCGCAAGCTGCGGCGGCTGGTGGCGGTGGAGTTGAAGATCGGCGAGTTCAAGGCAGCCTACAAGGGGCAGATGGAGCTTTACCTGCGCTGGCTGGACAAGCACGAGCGCGAGCCGGAAGAAGCCTCGCCGCTGGGGATCATTCTCTGCACCGGCAAGAAGCGCGAGCAGATCGAATTGCTGGAACTGGACAAGTCGGGCATCCATGTTGCCGAGTACCTGACCAGCTTGCCGCCGCGTGCGGTGCTGGGCGAGAAGTTGCAGCAGGCGACCGAGCGGGCGCGGTTGCAGATCGAGCAGCGGGAGCCTAGCGAGAAGTCCTGA
- a CDS encoding site-specific integrase encodes MAKIKLTKSAVDAAQPRAQAVELRDTAVPGFLCKITPAGRKVFMLQYRTNAGQRRKPALGLFGELTVEQARVMAQDWLAEVRRGGDPGAAKTAARKAPTMKEYCHTFMEDYSKQRNKPTTQRGYWGVINRNIIPIMGRMKVQDVKRPDIAALMKKLAYKPAEANRTFGVLRKMFNMAEVWGLRPDGTNPCRHVPMYPPGKETRLIVDDELVLIFRHLEKLEAEGLENYVIPLAIRLQFEFAARRSEICPLEWDWLDFEKRRVVWPDSKTGGISKPMSAEAYRLLSTAPRREGCPYVLPSPNDPSKHLTFGEHYSGWKRVLKAAGVPHVGTHGIRHRSTTDIANSGVPTKVGMKLTGHKTVAMFMHYVHTEDKPVRDAAELVASRRQAITGARQLAEGAA; translated from the coding sequence ATGGCAAAGATCAAACTCACCAAGAGCGCCGTCGATGCGGCGCAGCCCCGAGCGCAGGCGGTTGAACTGCGAGATACCGCCGTGCCGGGTTTCCTCTGCAAGATTACTCCAGCGGGTCGCAAGGTGTTCATGCTCCAGTACCGTACGAACGCCGGCCAGCGTCGCAAGCCCGCCCTGGGACTGTTCGGCGAACTAACCGTCGAGCAGGCCCGCGTCATGGCGCAGGACTGGCTGGCCGAAGTACGCCGGGGCGGCGATCCCGGCGCGGCCAAGACCGCCGCCCGCAAGGCACCGACCATGAAGGAGTATTGCCACACCTTCATGGAGGACTACTCCAAGCAACGCAACAAGCCAACCACCCAGCGCGGCTACTGGGGCGTCATCAACCGCAACATCATCCCTATCATGGGCCGGATGAAGGTGCAGGACGTAAAGCGTCCCGACATCGCGGCACTGATGAAAAAACTGGCCTACAAGCCGGCCGAAGCCAACCGCACCTTCGGAGTGCTGCGCAAGATGTTCAACATGGCAGAGGTATGGGGCCTGCGACCGGATGGCACCAACCCGTGCCGGCACGTTCCGATGTACCCACCTGGCAAGGAAACCCGGCTCATCGTGGACGACGAGCTGGTACTGATCTTCCGCCACTTGGAGAAGCTGGAGGCGGAAGGGCTCGAAAACTATGTCATCCCGCTGGCGATCCGCCTGCAATTCGAGTTCGCCGCGCGACGTTCCGAAATCTGCCCGCTCGAATGGGACTGGCTGGATTTCGAGAAGCGGCGCGTGGTGTGGCCCGACAGCAAGACCGGCGGCATTTCCAAGCCCATGAGCGCGGAAGCCTATCGGCTGCTTTCGACAGCGCCGCGTCGGGAAGGCTGTCCTTACGTTCTGCCATCGCCCAACGACCCGAGCAAGCACCTGACCTTTGGCGAGCATTACAGCGGCTGGAAGCGCGTGCTCAAGGCCGCCGGTGTGCCACATGTCGGCACGCACGGCATCCGCCATCGCTCGACGACCGACATTGCCAATTCTGGCGTGCCGACCAAGGTAGGCATGAAGCTGACGGGCCACAAAACCGTGGCGATGTTCATGCACTACGTTCACACCGAGGACAAGCCGGTGCGCGATGCGGCCGAGCTGGTGGCGAGCCGGCGCCAAGCCATTACGGGCGCTCGCCAGCTGGCCGAGGGGGCGGCATGA